In a genomic window of Zingiber officinale cultivar Zhangliang chromosome 9B, Zo_v1.1, whole genome shotgun sequence:
- the LOC122024532 gene encoding GDSL esterase/lipase At5g03980-like, with translation MSMIFLFAAPGRGTKNCFIDSIYSFGDSIADTGNLLRQGAVGIFAPIGRFPYGKTMNNATGRCSDGLLMIDYFALNLNLPLVDPYLLEGADFRSGVNFAVAGSTALDSSFFLQRSIVTPVANKPLSVQLQWFKTHLNSTCSSPTECSRKLEHALILMGEIGGNDYNNAFFQGTSIDSVKSFVPQVVDRIVSAAKEVIDAGAVQLVIPGNFPIGCMPSYLTMFYSSNPSDYDDNNCLKDYNSFAMYHNEQLQAATEKLRQSYPKVALMYADYYQAFMYLLNNAAKLGFDKDSVHEACCGAGGTYNFDIKLMCGLPGTSTCSDPTKYISWDGIHLTQEAYKTMAQALIMQGFAFPNHNIHNQWKC, from the exons ATGTCGATGATATTTCTCTTTGCCGCGCCAGGCCGAGGAACAAAGAACTGTTTCATCGACTCCATATACAGCTTCGGCGACTCCATAGCCGACACAGGGAACCTTCTCCGACAAGGCGCTGTCGGAATATTTGCTCCAATCGGAAGATTTCCCTACGGCAAGACGATGAATAATGCGACCGGCCGGTGCTCTGATGGACTTCTCATGATCGACTACTTCG CTCTGAATCTTAATCTTCCGCTCGTCGATCCTTACCTGCTCGAGGGCGCCGACTTTAGGAGCGGAGTCAACTTTGCCGTCGCGGGATCAACGGCGCTCGACTCTTCGTTCTTCTTGCAGAGGAGCATCGTCACTCCGGTGGCCAACAAGCCTCTAAGTGTTCAGCTTCAATGGTTCAAGACTCATTTGAACTCCACATGCTCCTCGCCAACAG AGTGTTCGAGGAAACTTGAGCATGCATTGATCTTGATGGGGGAAATAGGAGGCAACGATTACAACAATGCTTTCTTCCAAGGAACGTCCATCGACAGTGTCAAGAGCTTTGTGCCCCAAGTTGTAGACAGGATTGTCAGCGCCGCCAAg GAAGTGATAGATGCCGGCGCGGTGCAGCTAGTTATTCCGGGCAACTTTCCGATAGGGTGCATGCCTAGTTACCTCACTATGTTCTACAGCTCGAATCCCTCAGATTACGACGACAACAATTGTCTGAAAGATTACAACTCTTTCGCTATGTACCACAACGAGCAGCTACAAGCTGCGACAGAGAAGCTGAGACAATCGTATCCTAAGGTCGCTCTCATGTACGCCGATTACTATCAAGCCTTCATGTATCTCCTCAACAACGCTGCAaaattag GTTTCGACAAGGATTCTGTGCACGAGGCTTGTTGCGGAGCTGGAGGAACCTACAACTTCGACATCAAATTGATGTGCGGTCTCCCCGGGACTTCAACATGCTCAGATCCAACCAAGTACATTAGTTGGGATGGCATCCACCTAACCCAAGAAGCTTACAAGACCATGGCCCAAGCTCTCATCATGCAGGGTTTTGCCTTCCCAAACCACAACATCCATAATCAGTGGAAGTGTTAG